From Thermoleophilum album:
CGCACCCTCACGCTGGTGCGCCGCGAGATCCGCGTCCCGCTCGTCGAAGCGAAACTGGAGCGGGCCGGCGGGGTGCCGGTAGGGGTGGTGGAGCTGGCGGCGTTCAGCGACGGTGCCCACGGCCAGGTGGCGCGTGCCGTGCGGAGGCTCGCCGCCCGCGGGGCGCGCGCTTGGGTGCTCGATCTGCGCGGTAACGGCGGCGGCCTGCTGAACGAGGCGGTGTTGGTGGCGAGCGTTTTTCTGCGCGACGGCGAGGTCGTAAGCGTCAAGGGCCGTGCCGAGCCCGAGCGCAAGCGCAACGTCACTGGCCGCCCGCTGGTGCCGTCGGCGCCGCTGGTAGTGCTCGTCGACCGCGGCAGCGCGAGCGCTTCCGAGATCGTCGCCGGCGCTCTGCGCGCCCGCGACCGCGCCCGCCTCGTCGGCACGCGCACGTTCGGGAAGGGACTCGTCCAGGAGCTCTTCCCGCTCTCCAACGGCGGCATCCTCGACCTGACCGTCGCCTACTACGAGCTGCCCGACGGTCGTCGCATCGGGCACGGCGGGCTGCGGCCCGACGTCGCCGCTCGCGACGACCCGCGCACCGGAGCTGACGAGGCGCTGGCGCGGGCAGCGGCGCTCGTCGCCCGACAGGTCGCGCGGTGAAGGGGCGCCGCCGAGCGGGCAAAGCGGGCGGCCGCAGCCGTCGGGCCGCGCCGCGTCCGCGACGCAGCCAGGGCTCAGGCCGGGGCCGGGCCGGGGCTCAGGAAGCTCCCCCCGACGGTATGCGCCCGGGCGGTCGGCGAGCCGACACACCCCGCGTCGGCCACCGCCGCGGCGACGGGCGCCGCGGCGACGCCGGGACGGCCGCACGCGGCAGCGCCCGCGGACGCGACCGCCCGTTCGTCGGTGTGGTCAGGCGACGCGGCCGCTTTCTCGTGCTCGAGCCTTTGTTCGAACGCAGCCCAAGCGCGCTGATCGCGCCCGGCGGCCGGGTGCGCGCCAGCGAGGACGAGCTCGTCGCGGCGGTCCCGACCGCCAAAGGTCTGCGTCCGGTGCGGCGCATCGGGCGTCCCGACGTCGCCCGCGACGTCGTCGAGGCGCTGCTCGTTGAGCGCGGTCTCGCCCGCCGCTACCCGCGCGCCGCGGAACGCGAGGCAAGGGCGGTGGCGAACGACCCGCCCGACGGCGCTG
This genomic window contains:
- a CDS encoding S41 family peptidase — its product is MRRRRRTTSLAALLALGVVALVCGIWLGGHPETLPGPVRDTLVRDDRALQAEIVDKVLDHYYRPVSRARLERGALDGIVRALRDPYSHYFSPDEARRLRESVAGRFQGVGMSVLRDRRGLRVIRVFPGSPAARGGVRAGDVVTAVNGRSIAGLSAERATALIKGPAGTRVRLTVERAGSGRRTLTLVRREIRVPLVEAKLERAGGVPVGVVELAAFSDGAHGQVARAVRRLAARGARAWVLDLRGNGGGLLNEAVLVASVFLRDGEVVSVKGRAEPERKRNVTGRPLVPSAPLVVLVDRGSASASEIVAGALRARDRARLVGTRTFGKGLVQELFPLSNGGILDLTVAYYELPDGRRIGHGGLRPDVAARDDPRTGADEALARAAALVARQVAR